A single genomic interval of Labeo rohita strain BAU-BD-2019 chromosome 13, IGBB_LRoh.1.0, whole genome shotgun sequence harbors:
- the LOC127175626 gene encoding protein yippee-like 5: MGRIFLDHIGGTRLFSCANCDTILTNRSELISTRFTGATGRAFLFNKVVNLQYSEVQDRVMLTGRHMVRDVSCKNCNSKLGWIYEFATEDSQRYKEGRVILERALVRESEGFEEHVPSDAS, encoded by the exons atGGGCCGCATCTTCCTGGATCACATCGGCGGGACGCGCCTGTTCTCCTGCGCCAACTGCGACACCATCCTGACCAACCGCTCCGAGCTGATCTCCACGCGCTTCACCGGCGCCACCGGACGGGCCTTCCTCTTCAACAAG gtggtgaacctgcagtACAGCGAGGTGCAGGACCGCGTGATGCTGACCGGCAGACACATGGTGCGGGACGTCAGCTGCAAGAACTGCAACAGCAAGCTGGGCTGGATCTACGAGTTCGCCACCGAGGACAGCCAGCGCTACAAGGAGGGCCGCGTGATCCTGGAGAGGGCGCTGGTGCGCGAGAGCGAGGGCTTCGAGGAGCACGTCCCGTCGGACGCGTCCTGA